The following is a genomic window from Elaeis guineensis isolate ETL-2024a chromosome 10, EG11, whole genome shotgun sequence.
ccgatcaccaatcagccctagtaaggtacccctctctaATAGGAAAGTAGAACCcggaaaaaatattgatttcagattttttgaaaaagaagggttcaccattggatcaaagattaaggaccaaggatggaaattttactgctccttaaaagaaaatacatatgtcgatcttgtcagagaattttacctaaatttggggtacagtaatgaaacagtgaaatccacagtgaagggtgtagacattagcctagatcctgtgcttttgggacagatacttcatttaccatgtgaggggtataccaacatggagctcccagataaagaggaaggaataaatgttatcctagggagaaccttcactagaagtctgaacaaattagaggcaaagattctttctattgagatgagactgctacaccacatggtaaccaaattattttttcctagaagtggtagacacgatcttctttctggtagggacatctgtattatgtaccatgtgatcacacaaacccccctgaacctccctgcattgatctttgaggccatgagagagaccttgaataggtccaaggcacacttgccttttggtatggctcttaccttagtttttaggaggttcaaagttagttttgagggggaggctgtaGCTAGACTATTCCACTTCGACACTATCAACCGTCACACATTGCACCGTATGggattttctaaaactgatggtggttggataaaaggtgtggaagagagagctgaagatagagcagaggaggaaggaccatccttaccccttcgtgatcacagagcagcatcaccagatattcagtttgtttctgatcacgaggttggcccgtcagagtctgcgaggagacatacttcagttccacagtcggacagcagggcacatccttcagagctcagattggcagatgatcagattgagatgatatccCAGCATGTAGCCTCCATTCTGTCTCGATAGTTTggtacttcagtctttgcacagggatcgacatctcaagatgtatctgatcagacactgattcctcacattttcactatttttcagatgattactgatcagtcggtacgcattgagtagcttgagggttgtatattgagactgactagcagagtacttgacttgcaggggcaagtgttagctctagcccatttACAACCGCATGAGAGCATCATAGAGGTCTcaaacctatctgcagaggcggacagacttcgaggagtcttagagagtgattttgactttttgaggagagagattaagggctctagtgaacatgcttctactcagttcagtgctttGATGCAGTTTGTCTCGAGAGCTTtgaatcttttggacaccatcagactctcactcgtagctcaatccatagcttctcaggcttcaggatcttctcatccCTCTattcgtgctggcacctctatccGTGGCCGAGGTAGATGCGGTCGAGATCGAGCTCGTGGatatgatcctacatctcctcaccctatctctgattcatcagactccaatccttctagccatgacatctattagatccagtgtagtctgtccttttttttgtttttatctaggatctatcttgtgggctatgtaatgtattgactgattgactcttggatagtttctatccataaattttgtactctaagttgactcatatgtattgaaacacctatgtattcagtcactttttgaatatatatatagatactttgacctttaatgaatgtctatgaatgtgatcaaattgaattgcttttaattatgagatatgaaaaatagcttatatttgtgttgtgaaatactatgaattgcaatatcttctaaatgagcaaattggtatatcttttacgtttgctatattgagggggagtaaaacaataagcaataaaaaaataagcaatcaaagaagggggctaaagaagtaaaattgatcccatcaaaaagagggaatagagaaaatatgtccttaaaaaggggagtagagaatcttagttgatgttgtcaaaaagggggagtagagaatcaaaatcaagatggagcaataagcaataaatcaagattgagcaataagcaataaatcaagattgaacaataagcaataaagaatgaacaataagtaaattgttaagcaaatgagcacatgtgtcaaagaatcaaaatcatcagcttttttttcccaagcaaatgaacttataagcaaattttaaatttttagcaaattttaaatttatcttcaaactgtttatgatgcatttcattcaaatacttgactataatatttaagtgatgcatctttataaatttaaaattcatgttcaatactttatatatgcttttgctcaaatattttgtcatcatcaaaaaggaggagattgttgctccttgaattgattttgatgattacaaagcatttgaagggattactaatgattttagtttaaaaaaatatttattgtatttcagaggcaaaatcgtaattttatcagacctgattcggaagcctcaagagcaagaacaaaagatgtgtaatctattggaggtaatttcaacatttttggaagtatattttgtaagaaaattagatttatatttttgagtcgaccccatgagtcgactcatagctaaaagggctgaatgacatgcaaaatttttgactggcatactctgtgagtcgaccccatgagtcgatcctttggcatgagtcgatcctatgagtcgacctctgctgctctacaggccaaaattatagaacagtcattttctgcactttttcacagaggtcgaccccatgagtcgacccatgaggatgagtcgatcctatgagtcgacccctgtgacggaaaattttcacaacggctagtttttaacccgtttcgattgcatttaatactcatttaatgtgttctaacggctctatttcaacccagattactctccactattatttgaagttataaaaggcacttaaaggagggaatcaaagataagaaagagatttgaaaaagattcttcaagcatttatttcaatcctaagcaagagcccacttaaaaaggtcaagaagcttttatttcaagtttatcaactcctcaagagctcattcaagtctccaaccaccttgagaaaatcagaaagagcttccttctaattgtgtaaagtatatttaaagcattatttgcttattaaaggagttacatctgtacttttatgtgattaactcctatactctatttttgagttgtttattTTGTTTTGGAAAGAATTTAaaacgtggaaaggttgatccgaaccttgaatcggattgtattgggttggcttatatccgaaaaataagtattttagcttgggatagctagagtcggaggttccgacgttgtattcgggtggaatacagtctagtggatttaaattttcaagtaggagcttggagagtgaatgtaggtgtaaggttggcatcaaaccactataaatcttcttgtttgtgttgtgcttacttgctctccttttaaatttctttatcctcttgcattcttgtatccaacttctacaccttgcataaattacactctccatacttatcttgctcattgttaaataatcttcatagttgtaagttaagtttaaattttttttaaaaatcaattcaccccctcttttgggttgcatagctggacaataaGCTTCATGGTCGAACTCAAGTTTATAAgtcgatcaaattgaaactatttGATCAGTTGGtatttaaggtaagtttgacagtcttgatcgatagtcactaattaggagctactcgcatagattgagtctatgacgagttaatggcatatccctcccatcgatctcacttatctgatcaatatggtcaatcatattttgattagatcacttaatgattggggttgacccatgctaattagaaaatcagtatgactaatttaggtgcccctagttcaacttgctttgagtcctcttcatgacttggtgaagttagtgagatGATTTATGACTCGTTGGGTGGATTAGATtgaacctaatcttctttaatctgacttggtgaagtcagtaggaggattaagaataactgatcaagtcttttctcttctatcaattcaattaattcaatcctctaaaattattaagtttttaaaaataaaatagctatGGTGATACTAAattatagcctcctattaagttggatgataatggatccaatagttggatgatcattggacggtccaaaggtctggtgctcatctgctattagaattatcatttataatatgacaaCTCAGTCGAATCTCTTTTATGGGTGATCAGGATGACCGATCAAAGTCGAGCTTGATCATTTGTTGTTAGATtcctgagtatgatcatgttaatggttggacctaaccagacctttcagtggagaccaaagcctactgttagaaccctggggtaaaattaactactagaaattatttaatgAAACAATTGcctaagaacctatccataggatGCACATAGgtgagctggccaaagtcggaTTCATATGCAacagtgtggattctagtatccgctaaggaattagaaaaattcttcgaattggaggtagaggctaccaattcgtttaaaatagtgaaaaaatctttagactaaagtctatatctttaggcttaatcgattcatatactaattagattttattttttttttgtagttatggccaccaacttGTCGCTCTGATCGTTGTTAGATAATGATAATTGAGgaaatctaatttcgatagctggtgtcaaaaattgaagatagtcatagagtacgagaggattttatacgtactaacagatccgacacctgaggagcccgcTCTCAATGCTCATGGtgtggttcgagatacttacttgaagtagctcaatgatcgcaccatggtACGTTACATTATGCAAGTggctatgaacgatgagttcagtcataaattCGAGGGAGTTCAGCTAGAAAAAAATGCTCAAAGTGTTGAATGATTCTTTTAGCACTCCTGACGATGTTAAGCGGTACAAGACCAGTTGTGCTGTTTTCAATGCCAGGATGAGGGAGGGGGCATCGgtaatcgatcatgtattgtacatgatccaaCAGATCGAACATCTcagcaagcttggctttttttTGCAcgagcaacttgggaaagatgtaatTCTGAATTTTCTGTCGAAGTCCTATTTATCATTTTTCAGTCATTATCAAATGACAGCttgtagtaaactaccatggtctgttggggttgctacaaacttttaagaaagatcaccagctccacaaggagatgatGAATGTAGTGAGAGCATTTTTTTCGGATGGGCgttgtccctttaagaaagggaagaagaagaagaagaagaaaaataaggtgcCAAGTATTGGGGTCAGAACATGAAGTTCAAGTCCAAGTTCGACCAGAGTCAAGCAAAGTGCTTCTATTATAGGAAGTCAGATCATTGGAAGACGAACTGTCCTTAATATATTGCTTCCCTTGATTCGAACTGGCCAAAGATGAAGTAATTAGTTgttaagcaaggtaattatatgataactccttgcaacttcttAATTTGTGATACAATGATCTAGATATTAGATACTGGTAGTTCTATTAACATTTATAATTCGTTGCAAGAatttcaggtcagtaggagatttgaagatagtgagagattcctgaacgttggagatagaagatcagttccagttctagctttaggaatcatcaaacttgtattcaattcttatattattgttcttagtgattgtcattattgtcttagtttcttattgaatgtaatttctatagatcttctggccaaagaaaattatgaaatttcaataaaaaatttttttgtgatattattttgaatggtgttactgcaATGCATGGACAATTGAACAATGAAATTTATATTGTATTATggcctagtgtaatgtacatatcgaGAAAATGCCCAATGATAAATGATGTCTCAGAtggctacctttggcattgtaggctgggttatattaacaagaacaggataaacatattAATTCGAGAGGGAATCCTTAAggacaatgattgtgaatcattgctaaTCTATGAATCATGTCTACTTGGAAAGATGTCCAaaccaccttttactgaaaaaagtgaatgaGCTATTGATGTTTTAGattttgtacatactgatgtatgtggatcgatgagcacaagtgccagaggagggcatcaatatttcattacgttcacaaatgacctatctaaatatgggtatgtctatttgatAAAAAacaagtctgaatcgtttgaaatattcaaacgattctgtagtgaggtagagaaacaaactaaaaagagcattaaagctcttcgatctgatcgaagaggtgaatatctttctgatgaatttctgacacatctagaagaaaatgagattctctcgtaATGAACTTCTTTTGAAATGCCACAGCATAATGATATttcagaaagaaagaatcgaactttgttggatatggttcgatccatgatagaattTTTGAATCTGCCAATCTCATTTTGGGGATATGCGCAAGTtagcttgctatgtacttaataggacTCCAAGTAAGTCTGcaaataaaataccatatgagatatggactagatatAAATCAGTACTCTCatatcttaggatttgggagcGTCTGGCTTATGTCAGATGTTTAAAAACAGACaaactaggacctaggtctgacaagtgtatcttcgtaggatatcctaaagaaacaaggggtattacttctatcttgctgatgaacagaaagTATTCATGAGTAATAAAGcacactttttagaaaaaaaatttcttagtaaaggaattagtgcttctaaaatcgagcttgataaaGTTTGATGGATAAAAGAATCAACACAATCTAATGAACCCACAAAATTCGATTTggttgaatcaaatccaaaatccatTATTGatacaccattaaggagattcgatagagtattgCGCCCACCGGACAGATACTCAAGTTAgaggaccctctgatgctcaagttagagCTCTCGTTCAACAGATGAAGGAGTGTGAGAGACAGAATAATGACATACCTTTTTTGGAGTCTTCTTTGAGCCCTCTTTATGGATGGAGGGCTGGAGCTTCAGTTGGTAAGTTAGTTGGCATGATCCTGCTCAATCAAGACACGATTTGCATGAGATGGCAAGATTATCGCTCAAAATTTTAGGATGTAGCGGTTGCTATTTTTTTATTAGCTTTGCGATAGTTATCTTCAGGCATGtcaaattttgaattaagttgtcGCTGAGATGAAGACTGATCGATGATGATTAGGAGTCGATCGTCCTGTATCGTCATCGGATGGAAAAACTAAGAGCCAGAAGTCTGACCGAAAGAGAGAGGTTGGTCGGCTTGACATGATTGGCCAACGACTATCTTCTGATTGGACTGAACAACCATTCGAACACACTGTCGTCGATTGTCCTATATCGTCATCGGATGGAAAAACTAAGAGCCAGAAGTCTGACCGAAAGAGAGAGGTTGGTTGGCTTGACATGATTGGCCAACGACTATCTTCTGATTGGACTGAACAGCCATTCGAACACACTGTCGACTCACTAGCCTGAGCTACATGAGTCAATTGATGAGAAAGTGTCAGCTATTATGCACGAGAGTTGCCGAGCGGTAGATCAACGAACTTTCATCTACACATAGTGTGAAGCGTCGATCGAATAGATGCTGAAATTAGTTCGATGAAGGTTATGACCCACCATGGCTCAGCAAGGACTTCAGCAGATGAGCTTACCAAGCTTAGACATCTTGGGCTCTGGATTTTTTCACATTATCGACCCACTTAAAATTCCTCCAATACATACCATATAACCATTCAGCAAATAACTAGCAGCTTAGGCATGGATGGCATCTCTAGCCCCAATCGAGAGATCTTTGAATGACATTGCAgcaaaatatcaaataaaaaattcatattaCAATATTTTGATATACAGGAGATATTTGCAAATCGACTTAAAACACAAGAGATTATTTTTTTAccctaaaaaatattatattaatataaatattaaaataatattaaaatataacaaatattaaatataGACTCACCATTTTACTTTCATATAATGCCTCTTTATGGGAGCTGATAATAGACTGAATATCAATATATCCATATATCCTAATGAATATAGATTTAGAAAATGGATACTATTTAAatactaaatttatatatatggTTGTTTTAAAATGCAGATACAAATCAGATATTAATAATGCAGTTAGAGATATTAGatacaaattgaatcaattaactTTATAAATCATAGAATCAAAATATTGCTATATAGAGggcaaattaaattaaaaatacattaataatattattttttaaatttataaaatattatataaaattaaataagattatccAATATGGACCGAATAACCATCTATGtaaatttatatctcaattcATATATCGATATTAATTGGACACTTAAATTTATAACTGCATtcaaatatatttagatataaaaataaatttgaatagaTATGGCCGGACATGCTTTTAGTCACTTTTAGTCCCATAGAATCATATGGATATTATCTAATTCACTTTCATCTCTATCTTCTTGGGTGCTTTTAATAGAGGATACTGCTCTCGGTAATGCTCAACCAAGCCtcttaaaattgaaagagtttgctGACCTGATCAAGATATGAAATCTCAATACAAATTAGCATCTTTATGCTTGAGATAACTTCTTGAATCCAAAAGATTGCATGTGAGAAGGCAAGAGAACAACATTATTTAGAATGGTATGTACTTAACTGCCAAGAATGTGCACAAAGCAACAATTATCACAATCCACTTCAGAAAGTCAATGATGGGAATTTATTTACAATTGTGGGAATTGATCCCTTGTTTAAGCAGCGGGTAGATCATGCATCATCAGCATCACTTCCACCTACATGAGGATCATGACTGACCCAATAGTGACTTCCATCAGGGCCGGAAACTTTAAACCTGTTCAATAATAAGAGCCCAACTCAGCAACTTAGGACATGTTAATCATGTCCAACAAATACTCTACCAATAGACGTGGCATTATCTGCTTTCATGCTTATTAAAAGTTTGAATCACTTTCTTTTGCCTAGATTTCATTATTTAATAGAGATATTCTTACAAATAAAGATTATTTAAAGAGCACCTCTCAAGGATAAATTTTCCTTCCTTGTACTTCTGGCTCTTCTCATGGGCAGCCTCCTGAAACAAAGCACTTGTTCACTGGTCGATGCCACAAGATAAGTGACAAAGCAAAAACAATTGCAAATTGGATCTTACATATTTCCATCCCACAATGGATCCACAACCAACGCAAAATATGTCTGAGACAGTGTGCAACCCCGTCATCATCATGCGCTCCTCTTTCAGTCCAACCGTCACATtcactctattaaaattttaaaaatgaataAATAACATCCCGGCTATCGAGTGATGACTACATTATAGATGATGTTTTTGAAATGGATTTCATATCCCCTCGATGAATCGCCCATCAGGCCCACAAGGCATCGTCTTGCCTGGCACCAGGAGTGATCCATCATACACTGCTGTCTAGGAAATCTTTTAGCAGGGTCAGATGACTCCTAACAACCAGCCTATCACATTAGAATgggtcaatcatgtcttgtaggCTATGCAGGGGTTGGACGCAAATATTCCGTTACAGATTATGCTTTTCCACTGAATATTGAGTTATGTTGCCTATGAACTACAAATATCTGCAAGCAGTGAAAAGCTAATACATGCACATATACCCATTTGCTGTATGGTAGAGGGCATGTAAGACAGCGGGCATATGTATTTACCAAAGCAAGAACGGAAAGTTATATTTACCTATTTGTCACCATTTCATCCTGGCACATTTGTAAACCCAAATCCCATCTATATGCACCTGTTATCATTTGCAAGCTGCAACCTACGAGATATAACGAGATCAAAGAAATCTCCAGATTGACCAAAACTGGGTATTCTACTGCGCTCACTTTTAGATAACATACAAGCTAATTTATACTGGCAATTGACTTGAGTTCATGAAAGAACTTCATCTCACGCTATACAAGTTTGAAGTCTGAAGTCTGAAGTCTGAAAGGCAGCAAAGCAGGTGCTTTACAACATTAGCAGCAAAGGCCAGTATCATTAGAAGGATGGCCTAATGCAGCAAGCTCCCACCATTGCAGGACCTGTAGAGGGTTGAATGAACCCAGCCTTACCCTCATGCACAGAAAGGCTGTTTACATGTTTCAAACCTGTGATCCCAAGGCCACAGGTTTACCTTGTGCCAAGACTCACCCTCTATAATCGTAATATCATTAAATTTACATATTTATTTGGTAGTGGCTTGGATTCCTCAATGACGGAAAATGGAGGATGTCTTAGAAACATCTTTTGATTTCAGAATTCAATCAAAAGAAGCTAAGGTACACAGAATCTCCTGTCCAGTATTCTAAGGTTCATGCACTCATGATCCTTCCTCCCAATAATAATACGGAGCTCCAATTCTCAAAAATTAGGTTTTAGTCTCAATATCGAGCCACACATGATCTTTCCTTCTAACAATGGTACTGAGCTCCAAAGTCTTAAAATATTCGACATATTCACACCAAAGGTTCTAAGTCTCGGTACTAATTGAGCCAATACTGTTACCTTGCAAGTAAGCTCTATACCACCCAATGAATATCAGAACTTATAACCTTACTCAAACCCCTATCCCTCCAAGTGCAAAtcgaacacttcaaaatttggaTTTCTTCGTGCGTCCTGACACTTGGACATCTGAATACTTAATGACATTCCTCGATGCTACAAGCAAACAAAGCTGATCCATCACcattatatatcaatttttgaCAGTTATGCCAAGTTTTAGACCATAACATGACATTTAACAAGATTTtactaattttatcaagttctgtctGATATTTTGTAGGTTTGAATTTCCAACAGTGCATGTGGATGCTTGACAAGTGTCCTATATCCACGTAAGATTGCACCACATTAAGATTATGTGGCAAACCAACTCTCTTTCGAAACCCTATGATGACTCACTCAAATCGCCCTTCTCTATGATCCAAGAGGAACACTCAACTTGATGTGAACCATTTTGGCCACTACGGATAGGGCTGAATAGAGTTCATGAGCAAGATCTGCCATATCAAAAAACCAATTCATAAGCCAAATTTTGGGAGGACATAACTTGATCATATGACGTTCGATTTCaatgatcatttttttaaaagaattagacAATTTTTCAAGATCTACAATGTAATGCCTCCCCATAAAAGGGGCAACATTCTAAATGATTGGACCAAAATTTCTTGGTTTGGGATATGAAACGGgttaatcaaattgaaaattttcaaataaGACTTTGACCGAACATTGCTTCCGATCCGAAAAGAATCCGATGGAGTGACAAAAGGCATAGTTGATATAGAAGTCGAGATCTATCTCTTGAAAGAGTTTAGCttgttttaaattatttctactaGACAAATCTATTTTAAGTAAAAGAGTTTCACTAGAACTAAAAAGTTAATCCGACCTGAATTATTCTAGGACAGTAGTTTATCTAGTAGTTAGGAAGAGGCATCTGATCCAAATTATATAAGAATGGACCTCGCTATTATaaataaagaatatatatatatatatatatatatatatatatatatatatatcatttttaatcaataagaaaaataaagagagaaaggaggcTTGAGCCTTACTTTAAAAAATTTTCCTATTCTTCTACCTTTTTCTTTGTGAGATTCGAGTTGAGAGGATAAAAGAAAATCTTCCTTCTCCCTAATCGGATCACTCTACCTTATCATAACATCAAAACCTCTATAGCCATTTTCCAGCCAAGACAGGTTCATATATGACTAACTCCTAAAACAAAGCCACTATTCTTGTCCAGCTGTATGTTGAAAAGTGATGCACTTCTTTAGTCTAAAGAATGTTCTGGAGTCTATTTTTGAAGTATCTAAAATATCTATGTACATTTTAAGTTTCCAGATTTCTCTTAGTCAAAAGTCACTTAAGGATGTGAATCCGTTCAGTTCTCCATGAGAAAAAAAGGGAGTATTCTTAGCATATGCtgataaaagaaaagaattatAGACTTTGTCCAAAAACTTCAGCCCTATATATTGAGAGCTCAGCAGTAGCAACTCTTTgcattctctaaatcaattatcaTCTCCTTAGACATCACCCGACACCGTACACACCAAATTTGAACTAAAATACATCTTTTTCATCCTCTTCACTCCCTCTCCAAGAAAATGTCCTTAAGATTCTTTATTGGTCTGCATTCAATTACATAAGATTCCGAAGGAGCATATATATAAGCAAATAGACCATTACAAACTTGAGAAGTGTAGTATATTGGCCCACACACCAAATGCATACGCTGGTTTCTACCCATATTTTGCCTTGTCCAATAATCATGAACACTAATTGTTTGCCCCAAATTTTAAGCATTCCAAAACCATTTAAGTCTATAACAAACAGTACATTGCCTCAATTAACATTAGCTAGTGCCTCCTCCAAATCAAGCCCAGATGTTTAAATGGGAGATTTGCATTGTGTCTTACTTTAACGCATTCATGTGAAGCCAAAAAGCCATCTAAAATTGACATATCATGAAAAATagcaatttaatttaaaaaaaccaacattttttttctaatacCATAGCAAGCAAACTAACTGGTCTTATGAAGTCCCTAATGTTCAGAGCCACCTAGAAAGAACACTTACTTTTATATATACAAAAAAGTTGTCTCTTACTCCCTTCGTTCAACCATTTGGCTCTTGATTTTTGTCTCCAAAGAAATCTCAACTAGTTTTATTCTATACACAAAGCCTTCTAAGAGTACTCCCAGAATTGAATCTCCTTTTAGATCATTGTCACCACCTCTCCAATGACCTATCTTCTTGattttctgttttttctttcttttaaagaGTGAAGATGGAACTTATATGAAAGTTTAGATGAAACGTCCACCTATACCTCTCTCTAACACAACCTAGAACTGATTCTAAGCTAAGGGTccactttttcattattttttttaaaaaaatctatggCCCAACTTTTGTCAACAATATCAAGTAAGAATGACGTATTGTCACCTGACAGAGGTGTTGTTTCCAGTGCCTGCTGACTGGAATATGTCTCTAGTTGAACTTCTTATTGGTCAACAAAATTAATAGAATGTGTCCTtctcttataaaaaaataaatcatttgTCTCTTACagacatataatttttttagttcCTTCCAAATCAGAAAATGGTGACACCAAAATATCCCTCTAAGAAAACATGGACTCTTTACCTTTTGAACATTACATGCCTCTCCTCTTTATAATTTGAAAAGTACTTTAATTTTTGCAATAATTTGAATTCGTCATTACTATAGAGAAACAATTTT
Proteins encoded in this region:
- the LOC105034904 gene encoding protein yippee-like isoform X4 yields the protein MGRLISSVRCCSLQMITGAYRWDLGLQMCQDEMVTNRVNVTVGLKEERMMMTGLHTVSDIFCVGCGSIVGWKYEAAHEKSQKYKEGKFILERFKVSGPDGSHYWVSHDPHVGGSDADDA
- the LOC105034904 gene encoding protein yippee-like isoform X1, which produces MGLPFLIHLEGKIYSCKHCQTHLGISDDIMSRVDGITMLTNFSYPVQSFHCRHGKAYLFSKIVNVTVGLKEERMMMTGLHTVSDIFCVGCGSIVGWKYEAAHEKSQKYKEGKFILERFKVSGPDGSHYWVSHDPHVGGSDADDA
- the LOC105034904 gene encoding protein yippee-like isoform X3 produces the protein MGLPFLIHLEGKIYSCKHCQTHLGISDDIMSRSFHCRHGKAYLFSKIVNVTVGLKEERMMMTGLHTVSDIFCVGCGSIVGWKYEAAHEKSQKYKEGKFILERFKVSGPDGSHYWVSHDPHVGGSDADDA
- the LOC105034904 gene encoding protein yippee-like isoform X2 → MTSCPGPSIAGMGRLISSVRCCSLQMITGAYRWDLGLQMCQDEMVTNRVNVTVGLKEERMMMTGLHTVSDIFCVGCGSIVGWKYEAAHEKSQKYKEGKFILERFKVSGPDGSHYWVSHDPHVGGSDADDA